GTGATGGGACGCCTCTTTGGAAGGAACGCGACGCCGGCGCCGTCTCCGGAGCCGATGACAGCCACCCAGCATAAGCGCAAGCCACCGGTGATTGGCACCCAGGTCCCGGAGGAGATCTCCGACTTGGTCGACGCGAAGGTCGAGGCCGGCGAGTTCAGGTCCAGGTCGGACTTCACTCTCTCAGCGATTAGGTACTACCTGGAGTATCTGGAACGCAAGAAGAAATAGCGAACGAGGAATGGTATGAAGAATAGCATTGATTTGTTGATACCTGGCTTATCAATGAGTGAGGTTGGCAAATCGAGCGAGGTATGCACTGAGATGCCGCTTCAATGGTTGCTGAAAAGGTCGCATGTGATACTATGGGCAGACAGGATTTATGTTCCCAGGCAAGAGTTCGAGACACCCGTTAACCCAATGATTGAGAACCGTCACATATCAGAAGCAATCGAGAGAGCCATAGATGAATTAAAGAAACTGCAATTGATAAAGCCATTGAGCGATGATGTCCAAAAAAGATCCACCATGGAACAGGATTTGATTGAGCGCCTTATGGAACAAGACGAAAATATTTTACCGAGATACCTCGAAAAAGGTGAGAATGATGGAGCAATCCTTGACATGGGTGTTGTTTGTGGGGGCATTGAAGTCTGCAGACCCAGAATGAGGGCAATATATGGAGCTCTTATGACAGGGGAAAAACTGGACGCGGGAGTGCTATTTGATGACTGGCAACTTCAATACCTAGAGCGGACTTCGAGAAGGTCAGCAGGGGGGAATGGCTTTATCGAGGTTAATGCGTTCGACGCCCTGATTCCATCAGTGCCAATGGTCCCTGAGGAAGCGCTGTACAAGAGATGTTTGGTATGTCCAAAGCCCGAACTCTGTGGAAAAAAAATTGAATTAGCGAGCATGGAGTTGGTAACCGAAGCCCTTGAGACTCGGGACAGACCAGAGGTCAAGCAACTCAGAGATGTCATCAGGAGGACGATGGCTCAATGCCGGAAAAAAGTATCTAAAACCGGGCACAGTGCGACAGTCCCCCATGAGCTGAGGAGTCAACTCCAGGAAGGGAGGAAACTTGTTCTTGAAGCATTCCCGAAGATGCAGAGGTGGACAATACTGCTTG
This window of the Methanomassiliicoccales archaeon genome carries:
- a CDS encoding ribbon-helix-helix domain-containing protein; this translates as MTATQHKRKPPVIGTQVPEEISDLVDAKVEAGEFRSRSDFTLSAIRYYLEYLERKKK